The sequence CACGGACTGGCGGGCGATGGCGGCCCTCTATGAGCCCCAACGGCCGCTCACGCGACGGCGTCTAGTCTATTGGGTTTCGCCGCTCAGGGAGAAGCTGCCGTTGAAGGTCGGCGCCGGCATGCCGTCGACGATGTCGGTGCCGACCCGCAGCCAGTCCGGATCCAGGTCCGCGTTGCGGATCCACATCTGCAGGTCGCCGGGGAACTGCGGGCCCGGGCGAGGTGTGGACAGCCAGAGGAAGTTGCCACCCTGACCTTGCAGCTGCACCTGGGGCACGAAGAAGAAGTGGTCGGCAGGGAGGTCGAACGGCGGGTCGAAGTCTACGTCGAAACGGACCTCCTGCCCCGCCACCGCACCCTCGCCCCCCGTGAACTGATCCGGAGACGGATGGATGCCGTTGATCACCGAGTTGGCAGCCAGGAAATGGGGATCGAGAACCGCGGCTGTGAACTGCAGGTTTCCGTCTGCGGTGCTGCGGTCGGCAAACGCGACGTCCGAAGGCGAGTTCGTCCGGGTGGGCACGTGCATCGTGCGTGCGGTGTCCGAGTCGTTCGGGAACACGCGATAGATCTCCACGCGCACTTCGCGTATCTCGCCGTGACCCCCGTGGAACAGCAGCCCGGTAAAGGTGGCGTGGTCGAGCAGCGTCGGCGACGCGAGGATGAAGTCATCGGCCGCCTCGATCTCGATCTTGCCGCGGCTTTCGGGGCGGGATGCCGCGGCCATCAGGCCATCCGGTTCGCCCGTGCTGAAGGAGAAATCATCCGCGGAGGCTGGGGCTCCCAGCATCAACGC is a genomic window of Deltaproteobacteria bacterium containing:
- a CDS encoding PEP-CTERM sorting domain-containing protein; translation: MRHLLYFWAVLALALMLGAPASADDFSFSTGEPDGLMAAASRPESRGKIEIEAADDFILASPTLLDHATFTGLLFHGGHGEIREVRVEIYRVFPNDSDTARTMHVPTRTNSPSDVAFADRSTADGNLQFTAAVLDPHFLAANSVINGIHPSPDQFTGGEGAVAGQEVRFDVDFDPPFDLPADHFFFVPQVQLQGQGGNFLWLSTPRPGPQFPGDLQMWIRNADLDPDWLRVGTDIVDGMPAPTFNGSFSLSGETQ